The following coding sequences are from one Candidatus Thorarchaeota archaeon window:
- a CDS encoding FeoC-like transcriptional regulator: MIGTILKTMMEDRIITTRDLAQEVGVQPETLGDILVLLVRRGLIEEVATSCDIGSTCKSCPMYAACTRNQREGRTFKITKRGVQHVRKTRG; this comes from the coding sequence ATGATTGGCACGATCCTCAAGACGATGATGGAAGACAGGATCATAACCACTCGTGATCTGGCACAGGAGGTTGGCGTCCAGCCCGAGACCTTGGGGGACATTCTTGTCTTACTAGTACGCCGTGGCCTTATCGAGGAGGTCGCAACTTCTTGTGACATTGGATCCACGTGCAAATCATGTCCTATGTACGCGGCCTGTACACGCAACCAGAGAGAAGGTAGGACATTCAAGATTACCAAACGGGGTGTTCAGCATGTCAGGAAGACGAGAGGCTGA
- a CDS encoding FAD-dependent oxidoreductase, with protein sequence MVETIAIIGCGAAGATAAMQARKFNRKVQITIFNEEPYSQYSRCGLPYTISGKVAAFDDLILTPPENWAGLKVDAKFSTRVTEIDHGSRELKYVGEDGEGTLKYDALIFATGARNADPPIEGLDKERVYGLRTIDDAKALVKEADQAKNMVIIGGGLIGMEAAEAFHERGVHVTVVEFLPNVLLAMVDPDMARIIEEHVTAQGVTLLTNTAAEAILGENSPTAVRVKNRESGEVQEIPADAVIVATGVRAVVDLAKSIGVEIGPAHGIKVNDKMETNVEGVYACGDCCEHVEFVTRKPMVGGLGTVAVRQGRVAGINAAGGDVVFPGIVGAKVTNLFGLEIASTGFTENLAQRFEVPVVKGSVKGLTKPPYYQGGKDIKVKTFYEKGTGRLVGGQIVGVEDAAMRINVITLGIQTKINAAELFDFENCYAPAVCDTWDPIVTSAEAARRRLKM encoded by the coding sequence TTGGTCGAAACTATTGCAATCATAGGTTGTGGTGCTGCTGGAGCTACTGCTGCTATGCAGGCCCGCAAATTCAACAGGAAGGTACAGATCACCATCTTTAACGAGGAACCCTATTCTCAGTATTCCCGGTGCGGGCTCCCATACACGATTTCTGGTAAGGTTGCCGCTTTTGACGACCTGATTCTGACACCACCCGAGAACTGGGCTGGCCTAAAAGTGGATGCTAAGTTTAGCACCCGTGTGACTGAGATTGATCATGGGTCTCGTGAGCTGAAGTACGTCGGAGAAGACGGAGAGGGCACGCTCAAGTACGATGCTCTCATCTTTGCTACTGGTGCCAGAAATGCGGACCCACCTATTGAGGGTCTTGACAAGGAACGTGTCTATGGTCTGCGGACTATAGATGATGCAAAGGCCTTGGTGAAGGAGGCCGACCAAGCTAAGAATATGGTCATTATTGGTGGCGGACTTATTGGGATGGAGGCCGCAGAGGCATTCCACGAACGCGGTGTACATGTGACCGTCGTCGAGTTCTTACCTAACGTTCTTCTCGCAATGGTCGATCCCGACATGGCACGAATCATTGAGGAACACGTGACCGCACAAGGCGTCACACTTCTGACCAACACTGCGGCAGAGGCGATTCTTGGTGAGAACAGTCCCACTGCAGTTCGTGTCAAAAATCGTGAGTCTGGTGAAGTTCAAGAAATCCCTGCTGATGCTGTAATTGTCGCAACTGGTGTTAGAGCTGTAGTCGATCTTGCAAAGAGCATTGGTGTCGAGATTGGTCCCGCTCATGGTATCAAGGTCAATGACAAGATGGAGACCAACGTTGAGGGCGTTTATGCCTGTGGTGATTGCTGCGAGCATGTGGAGTTCGTCACACGTAAACCGATGGTCGGAGGTCTCGGGACAGTTGCAGTTCGTCAGGGTCGAGTTGCTGGGATCAACGCTGCTGGCGGCGATGTGGTCTTCCCCGGGATCGTTGGTGCCAAGGTAACAAACCTGTTTGGTCTTGAGATCGCAAGTACCGGGTTCACAGAAAATCTTGCACAGCGGTTTGAGGTCCCTGTTGTCAAAGGTTCCGTCAAAGGTCTCACCAAGCCCCCATACTATCAAGGTGGAAAAGACATCAAGGTCAAGACGTTCTATGAAAAGGGAACAGGGCGGTTGGTTGGTGGCCAGATCGTCGGGGTCGAGGATGCGGCCATGCGGATCAACGTCATCACGCTTGGCATTCAGACCAAGATCAATGCAGCAGAACTCTTTGATTTCGAGAACTGCTATGCTCCCGCCGTGTGTGATACTTGGGATCCTATTGTGACATCAGCAGAGGCTGCGCGTAGACGGCTTAAGATGTGA
- the feoB gene encoding ferrous iron transport protein B produces MSDDQEPFLEFSEEDMADPQIVLADERYKIIGDILSDAYKAGKEKWTISDMLDRVFLHKYLGIPVFLVVMWAMFTFTFEASRVFMSLIELLFDWLGGFTSQIPIPWLASLITDGVLGGVGFILTFVPPIFFLYLAISVLEDTGYLARAAFVMDRWMVKIGLHGRSFIPLLLGFGCSVAAVSASRTVDGEANRLTTILVAPLISCSARLPVYVLLAGIFFPAYAGTIIFFLYIFGIVMAIIMATLFKKFLFKGESSPLVMELPLYQLPTVHGSFRHMWERGVMFLKQAGTYLFIGSLVIWVASSFGPAGYGVPIEQSYVGFLGKLSEPIFAHMGFSWQIVVGLIFGILAKEAVIQSLSIIFAVQGTSGLHAALLGTMTPISAFALMIFVLLYVPCVGTIGAVKKETGSWKWTAFSVTYQMLLAYFIATLVYLIGGLFIG; encoded by the coding sequence ATGAGTGACGACCAAGAGCCCTTTCTAGAATTCAGTGAGGAAGACATGGCAGATCCTCAAATAGTGTTAGCGGATGAGAGATACAAGATCATTGGTGACATTCTCTCCGATGCCTACAAGGCAGGCAAAGAAAAGTGGACCATCAGCGACATGCTGGATCGCGTCTTTCTCCACAAGTATCTGGGGATCCCCGTCTTCTTAGTGGTCATGTGGGCAATGTTCACGTTCACTTTTGAGGCCTCACGAGTCTTCATGTCACTTATCGAACTCCTCTTTGATTGGCTTGGCGGATTCACATCACAAATCCCCATCCCATGGCTGGCCTCATTGATCACGGACGGCGTTCTGGGAGGAGTCGGATTCATTCTCACGTTTGTCCCTCCGATCTTCTTTCTGTACTTGGCAATCTCAGTCCTTGAGGACACAGGGTATCTTGCCAGAGCAGCCTTCGTCATGGACCGTTGGATGGTCAAAATCGGACTTCATGGGAGATCATTCATACCCCTACTCCTTGGATTTGGATGCAGTGTGGCTGCTGTCAGCGCCTCACGGACCGTTGATGGCGAGGCAAACAGACTGACCACCATCCTTGTAGCACCACTCATCTCATGTTCCGCAAGACTCCCGGTCTATGTGCTTCTTGCAGGAATCTTCTTCCCAGCATATGCAGGCACGATCATCTTCTTCCTCTACATCTTCGGAATCGTCATGGCAATCATCATGGCCACCCTCTTCAAGAAGTTCCTCTTCAAAGGAGAATCATCACCACTGGTCATGGAATTACCACTCTATCAGCTTCCCACCGTTCACGGATCGTTCCGCCACATGTGGGAACGCGGAGTCATGTTTCTAAAACAGGCAGGAACATACCTCTTCATCGGTAGCCTGGTCATATGGGTCGCCTCATCCTTTGGGCCCGCAGGCTACGGTGTGCCCATCGAGCAGTCATATGTGGGATTCCTCGGAAAACTCTCGGAGCCAATCTTTGCACACATGGGATTCAGTTGGCAGATCGTGGTGGGCCTCATCTTTGGCATCCTTGCAAAAGAGGCTGTCATTCAATCGCTATCGATCATCTTTGCAGTGCAAGGGACCAGTGGTCTTCATGCAGCACTTCTGGGAACCATGACCCCTATTTCGGCGTTCGCACTCATGATCTTTGTATTGCTCTATGTGCCGTGTGTGGGAACGATTGGTGCTGTGAAGAAGGAAACTGGCTCGTGGAAATGGACAGCATTCTCAGTGACGTACCAGATGCTCCTTGCATACTTTATTGCCACACTTGTGTATCTGATAGGAGGCCTGTTCATTGGCTGA
- a CDS encoding nucleotidyltransferase domain-containing protein: MKYLRERDERSKEEFPRFIEELRTGKWGPTSAILFGSRARGEASFMSDFDVLLITPSDIDAKALRMWAREFRVDLFVVPENLATELISGLHTVLLDALTQGRVLYDDREIIPLLRETCQSVIEARNLQRTLQGWVLRSAFL, encoded by the coding sequence GTGAAGTATCTGCGTGAACGAGATGAACGATCAAAAGAAGAGTTCCCTCGCTTTATCGAGGAGTTACGCACAGGTAAGTGGGGGCCGACCTCTGCAATTCTGTTTGGTTCCCGTGCTCGTGGTGAGGCCTCGTTCATGAGTGATTTCGATGTCTTATTGATCACTCCCTCCGATATTGATGCGAAAGCTTTGAGAATGTGGGCACGAGAATTCCGCGTCGATCTATTTGTCGTCCCTGAGAATTTAGCCACCGAGTTGATATCTGGTCTTCACACAGTATTGCTTGATGCATTGACACAGGGCCGTGTTCTCTATGATGATCGAGAGATAATCCCCCTGCTACGAGAGACATGCCAGAGTGTGATCGAGGCTCGAAATCTTCAGCGTACTCTCCAAGGTTGGGTACTTCGCTCCGCTTTTTTGTGA
- a CDS encoding transcription initiation factor IIB codes for MKVLASRSERPRKHHEKSRKEYEFTCPECGGHEIVQDLQKGERICATCGLVISEHRIDTGPEWRAFTSDERDARSRTGAPTNYSIHDKGLSTMIDWRDHDSQGKKFSAHRRSEIYRMRKWQIRTRVHSSVDRNLAQAMSELDRLASQLGLSKSIKELAALLYRKLIVRRLARSRSIDAMVGAAIYAACRLRNAPRSLEEISRHSRVSKKKIGQHYRLLVEKLKLRMPISDPANYVPRFIAQLHLPGEVQKKVLEILTKAKENRSLVTGRDPRGLAAAAIYIASILTDHRVTQRDIAMAAGVTEVTVRNRYKELVQKLGITMMPV; via the coding sequence GTGAAAGTATTGGCATCACGAAGCGAACGACCAAGGAAACATCACGAGAAGTCTAGAAAAGAATACGAGTTTACATGCCCAGAATGTGGAGGACACGAAATAGTCCAGGATCTACAAAAAGGGGAGAGAATCTGCGCGACTTGTGGGCTGGTCATCAGCGAGCACAGAATCGACACTGGCCCCGAATGGAGAGCCTTCACAAGTGATGAGAGAGATGCACGCTCAAGAACTGGCGCACCAACGAACTATTCTATCCACGACAAAGGTCTCTCAACAATGATCGATTGGCGAGACCATGACAGTCAGGGTAAAAAGTTCTCTGCACATAGACGCTCAGAAATCTACCGCATGAGAAAGTGGCAGATTCGGACACGGGTGCACAGCTCAGTTGACAGAAATCTTGCACAGGCCATGTCAGAACTTGATAGACTGGCATCACAGCTTGGACTGTCAAAGAGCATCAAGGAACTTGCCGCTCTGTTGTACAGAAAGCTCATTGTCCGAAGACTTGCCAGAAGCCGGTCCATCGACGCCATGGTCGGGGCTGCAATCTACGCAGCATGCAGACTGAGAAATGCACCACGTTCACTTGAAGAGATCTCACGCCACTCACGAGTGAGCAAGAAGAAGATCGGTCAGCACTACAGGTTACTGGTCGAGAAGCTCAAGCTCCGGATGCCGATCTCAGACCCTGCGAACTATGTTCCACGCTTCATTGCCCAACTCCATCTTCCTGGTGAGGTGCAGAAGAAAGTCTTAGAGATCCTCACCAAGGCAAAGGAGAACAGAAGCCTCGTGACGGGACGCGATCCTCGTGGCCTTGCAGCAGCAGCGATCTACATCGCATCGATTCTCACAGACCATAGGGTCACTCAGCGAGACATTGCGATGGCGGCTGGAGTCACAGAAGTGACCGTGCGGAACCGGTACAAGGAACTGGTACAGAAACTTGGCATCACTATGATGCCTGTATAG
- a CDS encoding reductive dehalogenase translates to MGLRVIGERCRPTECELECLVACTQVHGERSPLRVLHKGQPPVIDAARCTECLACVRACPLGAVTTSMSQSLLASSSPQPVPHSDHPKNHRPLDLAGRPYEVSEEFAQFPESKTIFARAIYDTSFVHYQHDEYWGAEAMISKHIPEYERYGSILGAAAWEIHDLLRNRHEYIERAREELKTKRKRPRLDPEALTRMIKRTARFFGASLVGITELDRRWLYTADRRDQPYDVPEEIDHVVVMAIEMDYDAIASSPGFTASAEVARCYSVMTFIETELAAFIRRLGYSAIPCGNDVGLSVPVAIDAGLGQYGRHGLLITKEFGSRVRIAKVLTDMPLVPDKPDLKFCSSVVKFCEVCEKCARTCPSQSIAYGKGRTWQGKTISNNPGVNKWYINPETCYGFWMANGADCSNCLRSCPYNKPNNIFHKFIVWLTMNFPWLDRLVVKMDDLAGFGKQRGSSKFWKKIGA, encoded by the coding sequence ATGGGATTGCGCGTCATAGGAGAACGATGTAGGCCAACCGAGTGCGAACTGGAATGTCTTGTGGCCTGTACCCAAGTTCATGGAGAGAGATCACCACTAAGGGTCCTTCATAAGGGGCAACCCCCCGTGATTGATGCGGCCCGTTGTACTGAGTGTCTCGCTTGTGTTCGTGCATGCCCACTAGGAGCTGTAACTACTTCTATGTCACAGTCCCTACTTGCGTCCTCATCACCTCAACCAGTTCCACACTCGGACCATCCCAAAAACCATCGGCCACTCGATCTTGCAGGGCGACCGTACGAGGTCAGCGAAGAATTTGCACAGTTCCCTGAGAGTAAGACGATTTTCGCACGCGCAATATACGATACCAGTTTTGTACACTACCAACATGATGAGTACTGGGGCGCAGAGGCAATGATCTCCAAGCACATACCCGAATATGAGAGGTATGGTAGCATACTTGGCGCCGCGGCGTGGGAGATCCATGACCTGCTTAGAAATCGCCATGAATACATAGAGCGTGCACGAGAAGAACTGAAAACAAAGCGAAAGCGACCACGACTTGACCCTGAAGCTCTCACACGGATGATCAAACGCACAGCCCGATTCTTTGGAGCATCCCTCGTTGGCATTACAGAATTGGACAGACGATGGCTATACACTGCGGATAGACGCGACCAACCGTATGACGTTCCTGAAGAGATCGATCATGTCGTTGTCATGGCCATCGAGATGGACTATGACGCCATTGCCAGTTCTCCGGGGTTCACAGCCTCGGCCGAAGTGGCAAGATGTTATTCCGTGATGACATTCATAGAAACCGAACTTGCCGCATTCATCCGACGCCTTGGATATAGTGCGATCCCTTGCGGTAACGATGTGGGTCTGAGTGTCCCGGTGGCGATTGATGCAGGTCTCGGGCAGTACGGCCGACATGGACTGCTCATCACAAAAGAGTTCGGCTCGCGAGTCCGCATTGCCAAGGTATTGACCGACATGCCTCTTGTTCCGGATAAGCCAGACCTGAAGTTCTGTTCATCGGTCGTCAAGTTCTGCGAGGTATGTGAGAAGTGTGCCCGTACCTGCCCATCACAGAGCATTGCCTATGGGAAGGGGCGAACATGGCAAGGCAAGACGATCTCCAATAATCCGGGTGTCAATAAGTGGTACATCAATCCAGAAACCTGTTACGGATTCTGGATGGCAAATGGAGCAGACTGTTCGAACTGCCTGCGTTCGTGCCCGTACAACAAACCGAACAACATCTTCCACAAGTTCATCGTCTGGCTCACAATGAATTTTCCATGGCTTGATAGACTCGTTGTCAAAATGGATGACCTGGCCGGATTCGGCAAACAGAGAGGATCCAGCAAGTTTTGGAAAAAGATAGGGGCTTAA
- a CDS encoding TldD/PmbA family protein → MVGIDEMKTIIDATIDYAADKTEGIIIRGTIGKESQIRFSQNAIDISKRWQEMKLEMFIILKGAQSGFTERSVTSIEEAKQTVDDGIEFIKHLPESFFFAGVEETVSKYTPVPDLVDPKFDDFTEKAPEYVNAAIDAAIEEGAIRVAGSLAFGKRERYFRSSYGPSGESTSTVYDLNVRAFQDELDYSGQGLSCGTKPTASEKQMVEAGTKAGRLSKQASTAVQGEPGKYDLVLSPTVAADVLGFVPGAANPFYVMIGISPLADRMGQSIAPEHVTVWDDPAMPEGLGSRSFDFEGTPSRKTTLVEEGVLKGFVHNTTTARMFETESTGSSGAASLSQSLKMLLPVSSNIVFNQGDHTLEELLESDRPTIYVTCNWYTRFQNYQTGEFSTIPRDAMFLVKDGEMRPIKNLRISDNVMRMFANIDAMGKDRTQVYWWEVATPTFIPSVRVKDCRMSAATQ, encoded by the coding sequence ATGGTCGGTATTGACGAGATGAAGACAATTATTGATGCGACTATTGACTATGCTGCGGATAAGACAGAAGGGATCATCATACGTGGGACCATAGGCAAGGAATCACAGATCCGCTTCTCGCAAAATGCCATTGACATATCAAAGCGCTGGCAAGAGATGAAACTTGAGATGTTCATCATTCTCAAGGGCGCTCAATCAGGTTTCACTGAACGTTCTGTCACCAGCATTGAAGAAGCAAAGCAGACGGTCGATGATGGCATTGAGTTCATCAAACATCTTCCAGAATCATTCTTTTTTGCAGGTGTCGAGGAAACAGTGAGCAAGTACACACCAGTCCCCGATCTTGTCGACCCCAAATTTGATGACTTCACCGAGAAGGCTCCGGAATACGTCAATGCGGCCATAGATGCAGCAATTGAAGAGGGAGCCATTCGAGTCGCGGGATCACTGGCCTTTGGTAAGCGGGAGAGATACTTCCGTTCATCGTACGGTCCAAGTGGCGAGTCGACATCTACGGTCTATGATCTCAATGTACGTGCGTTCCAAGACGAACTTGACTACTCAGGTCAGGGACTCTCGTGTGGGACCAAACCCACTGCTTCAGAGAAACAGATGGTCGAGGCGGGAACAAAAGCAGGGCGCCTATCAAAACAGGCCAGTACCGCAGTGCAAGGTGAACCCGGAAAATATGATCTCGTCCTGAGTCCTACGGTGGCTGCCGATGTCCTCGGATTCGTGCCCGGCGCGGCAAATCCGTTCTACGTCATGATCGGGATCTCACCACTCGCGGATCGCATGGGGCAGAGCATTGCACCTGAACATGTCACAGTGTGGGATGACCCGGCCATGCCAGAGGGTCTGGGAAGTAGGTCGTTCGATTTTGAGGGCACACCATCACGCAAGACCACGTTAGTAGAGGAAGGCGTACTCAAAGGGTTTGTGCACAATACGACCACGGCCCGGATGTTCGAGACCGAGTCTACAGGAAGTTCTGGTGCGGCATCACTGAGCCAGAGCCTGAAGATGTTACTACCGGTCTCCTCGAATATCGTCTTCAATCAGGGTGATCACACACTGGAAGAACTTCTTGAGAGTGATCGCCCGACCATTTACGTCACCTGTAACTGGTATACGCGCTTCCAGAACTATCAGACGGGCGAGTTTTCGACAATTCCACGCGATGCGATGTTTCTCGTCAAGGATGGAGAGATGAGACCGATCAAAAACCTCCGTATCAGTGATAACGTAATGCGGATGTTTGCGAACATCGATGCCATGGGAAAGGATCGCACACAAGTATATTGGTGGGAAGTCGCCACCCCAACGTTCATTCCCTCAGTCCGAGTCAAGGACTGTCGAATGAGTGCTGCAACACAATAA
- a CDS encoding response regulator: MTVNILIIDDDPAITKILTILIKRQVPNAKIIIAHDCMTGIQAIDKMKTGRIRKKRIVPDLVLVDARLPVIDGFQCCERLLDLGVSRMVMMTATLTPDLVPKVITAGAETVFKKSAGLKSIATATAAIVNAIEQEKEELAAEKSKRFR, from the coding sequence ATGACCGTGAACATACTTATCATCGATGACGATCCAGCCATTACGAAGATCCTCACGATCCTGATCAAGCGACAGGTTCCCAATGCCAAGATTATCATTGCCCACGATTGCATGACTGGTATTCAGGCGATTGACAAGATGAAGACGGGTCGTATTCGAAAGAAACGTATCGTCCCCGATCTTGTACTTGTTGATGCACGGTTACCAGTCATTGATGGGTTTCAATGCTGTGAGCGTCTGCTTGATCTGGGTGTATCACGTATGGTGATGATGACAGCCACCCTGACTCCGGATCTCGTTCCTAAGGTGATAACAGCAGGAGCCGAGACCGTCTTCAAGAAGAGTGCAGGTCTCAAATCCATTGCTACTGCCACTGCTGCAATAGTGAACGCAATAGAACAGGAAAAAGAGGAGTTAGCAGCTGAGAAATCCAAACGTTTTAGATGA
- a CDS encoding TldD/PmbA family protein, which translates to MTEAHDLAEYCVEFGRGLGAKYVEARYERKVGRGLAYRNGEPVSGGTSPESGIGVRLLVDGNIGFAAFDRIDKSLAEEAITAAFKMAKNSHRKEPIDLGEPVTNEDTWSVHAKQPLSKVGIEDIMDLAQQMNEQMSGLMQYTMMLTPTVTDKYLVTSEGTKIMGHLEHIFMIVLLTAAAESGSEQRFLDFTRCGGWEQIKDAQVIEKIGDEVERLKKAATQAKAMKELLDGPVDIIVGPEVAGIISHENVGHPSEGDRIMGREGAQAGESFWRDLKLGESRVGSEAVTVSEDPTIPNTGGFYLYDDEGVKARKRTLIKNGIINEPLLNREFGVRFGMGSNGAARASAFNREPIIRMANTFFEPGDYSFEELVEDVKLGIFMRSFQEWNIDDRRYQSKYTGSEAYLIRNGELTDIMVKRPVLETTSVGMLSAVDAVSKELRFDFPGTCGKSDPMQGVPVYAGGGDVRFRGIRLGGVG; encoded by the coding sequence TTGACCGAAGCACACGATCTTGCTGAGTATTGCGTCGAATTCGGACGCGGACTCGGTGCAAAATATGTTGAGGCCAGATACGAGCGAAAAGTCGGACGCGGCCTTGCCTACCGGAACGGCGAACCGGTCTCTGGAGGTACCAGTCCAGAGTCAGGCATTGGCGTGCGGCTGCTTGTTGACGGCAATATCGGATTCGCTGCTTTCGATCGGATCGACAAGTCATTGGCCGAAGAGGCGATCACAGCCGCCTTCAAGATGGCTAAGAACTCGCATCGAAAGGAGCCAATAGATCTGGGGGAGCCTGTAACCAATGAGGACACATGGTCTGTTCACGCCAAACAACCACTGAGCAAAGTGGGAATCGAAGACATCATGGATCTCGCTCAACAGATGAATGAACAGATGAGTGGTCTGATGCAGTATACCATGATGCTCACGCCCACTGTGACGGACAAATATCTCGTGACCAGCGAGGGAACAAAGATCATGGGGCACCTAGAACACATCTTCATGATCGTCCTATTGACTGCCGCCGCCGAGTCTGGGTCGGAACAGAGGTTTCTCGACTTCACCCGCTGTGGGGGCTGGGAACAAATCAAAGATGCACAGGTCATCGAGAAGATTGGCGACGAGGTGGAGCGCTTAAAGAAGGCAGCCACCCAAGCCAAAGCAATGAAAGAACTACTTGATGGTCCTGTTGATATCATCGTGGGACCTGAAGTGGCAGGGATCATATCACATGAGAATGTCGGTCATCCAAGCGAGGGCGATAGAATCATGGGCCGAGAGGGAGCACAGGCCGGAGAGAGCTTCTGGCGCGATCTCAAGTTGGGCGAGTCGCGTGTCGGCAGCGAAGCGGTCACTGTGAGCGAAGACCCGACCATTCCGAATACCGGGGGATTCTACCTCTATGATGATGAGGGCGTCAAGGCAAGAAAACGGACACTCATCAAGAACGGCATCATCAATGAACCACTTCTCAATCGTGAGTTCGGTGTCCGATTCGGTATGGGTTCCAATGGCGCAGCAAGAGCATCTGCGTTCAATCGAGAACCGATCATCAGAATGGCGAACACTTTCTTTGAGCCCGGCGACTACTCGTTCGAAGAACTTGTGGAAGATGTGAAACTTGGGATCTTCATGAGGAGCTTCCAAGAATGGAACATTGATGATCGAAGATATCAATCGAAGTATACTGGGTCCGAGGCGTACCTGATACGGAATGGCGAATTGACAGACATCATGGTCAAACGACCAGTGCTTGAAACCACCAGTGTGGGCATGCTGAGTGCTGTTGATGCCGTGAGCAAAGAACTCCGATTCGACTTTCCAGGGACCTGTGGTAAGAGCGATCCCATGCAGGGCGTGCCAGTCTATGCTGGGGGCGGCGATGTGCGATTCAGAGGGATCAGACTGGGAGGTGTTGGATAA
- a CDS encoding macro domain-containing protein: MELQIGRITIQVESGDISELDTEAIVNAANSDLWMGSGVAGAIKSRGGPEIEKEAMAQGPIRPGEAVITSGGRLRARYVIHCAGMPPGGRATLENVQSSVEHAMRLAAERGIREIAFPAIGAGVGGLTSEEAARAIINGVTKFAENPGSVERIVLVGYDAQGTNAFERALHEVRGDR; this comes from the coding sequence ATGGAGTTGCAGATCGGGAGGATCACGATACAGGTCGAGAGCGGTGACATCTCCGAGTTGGATACAGAGGCAATAGTGAATGCTGCAAACTCGGACCTCTGGATGGGCTCGGGAGTAGCAGGAGCAATCAAGAGCAGGGGCGGCCCGGAGATCGAGAAGGAGGCAATGGCCCAAGGACCCATCAGGCCGGGAGAGGCCGTGATCACCAGTGGTGGCAGATTACGGGCAAGGTATGTCATCCATTGCGCAGGGATGCCGCCGGGGGGAAGGGCCACCTTAGAAAACGTCCAGTCCTCTGTAGAACATGCCATGCGATTGGCTGCTGAGCGAGGGATCCGAGAGATAGCATTTCCAGCAATTGGGGCAGGAGTGGGTGGTCTCACAAGTGAAGAGGCGGCCCGTGCGATCATCAATGGTGTAACGAAATTTGCAGAAAATCCCGGGTCGGTAGAGAGAATAGTATTGGTGGGGTATGACGCACAGGGCACGAATGCATTTGAGAGGGCCCTTCACGAGGTCCGTGGTGATCGCTGA
- a CDS encoding NUDIX hydrolase, with protein MARSLNDIDNHEIAALIERYGRPRRLHFSADFLDFECELVKRSAAKGRHHDITCFIRVGDKFAVIQKHDYAGTVIFRAPSGGANPGEPLDVAARREMREETGLDVELRRFVLDVTLDVRCADGVIPWRSLVFLADATSSDLHIIDTHEIHAVRLMSREELLGDVEEAMLRSGWGGFAYRAFLSRSFFETMDQLGLH; from the coding sequence TTGGCGAGGTCACTGAACGACATTGATAATCACGAGATTGCTGCATTGATTGAGAGGTATGGCCGTCCGCGACGACTACATTTCTCAGCTGACTTTCTTGACTTCGAATGTGAGTTGGTCAAGCGTAGTGCTGCAAAGGGTCGACATCATGATATCACCTGTTTTATCCGTGTCGGGGACAAGTTCGCAGTGATCCAGAAGCATGACTATGCGGGCACTGTCATCTTCCGTGCACCCTCTGGTGGTGCTAATCCCGGAGAACCGCTTGACGTTGCGGCCCGACGCGAGATGCGGGAAGAGACTGGTCTGGATGTTGAACTGCGACGGTTCGTTCTTGATGTGACCTTGGATGTGCGGTGTGCGGACGGCGTGATACCGTGGAGGTCTCTTGTCTTTCTCGCGGATGCTACCAGTAGCGATCTTCACATCATCGATACGCACGAGATCCATGCTGTTCGTCTTATGTCCCGTGAGGAACTTCTTGGTGATGTCGAAGAGGCCATGCTCAGATCGGGATGGGGTGGCTTTGCGTACCGTGCATTCCTCAGCAGATCCTTTTTCGAGACGATGGATCAATTAGGTCTCCACTGA
- a CDS encoding metal-dependent transcriptional regulator: MSGRREAEDGLTDALEMYIKTIYEIERENGAASVTDIAERLGVRAPSVTAALQRLAEMEMVGYEKYRAVNLTRRGQRIAKRLMRTYDVLQDLFVLLGVDEQIAESDACEIEHLIHQETFDRIEAFTEYLANNDQGRKLLNAFLKTIGSARAHKKSA, from the coding sequence ATGTCAGGAAGACGAGAGGCTGAGGACGGACTCACTGACGCTCTTGAGATGTATATTAAGACCATCTATGAGATCGAGAGAGAGAACGGTGCGGCCTCAGTGACCGATATTGCAGAGAGGCTCGGTGTACGAGCACCAAGCGTCACAGCCGCCCTCCAGAGACTTGCAGAGATGGAGATGGTCGGCTATGAAAAGTACAGAGCGGTAAATCTGACCAGACGAGGACAACGCATTGCCAAGCGGCTGATGCGTACTTATGATGTCCTGCAGGACCTCTTTGTTCTTCTAGGAGTTGACGAGCAGATAGCTGAGAGTGATGCCTGTGAGATCGAGCATTTGATCCATCAGGAGACCTTTGACAGGATCGAGGCATTCACAGAGTATCTGGCTAACAATGACCAAGGACGAAAATTGTTGAACGCATTTCTGAAGACAATAGGATCTGCTAGAGCACACAAAAAGTCAGCATAG